Proteins from one Ficedula albicollis isolate OC2 chromosome 21, FicAlb1.5, whole genome shotgun sequence genomic window:
- the MUL1 gene encoding mitochondrial ubiquitin ligase activator of NFKB 1, producing MGFIPLKLRGGRSLCGAALRVSPAPQQGFAESPRPALADSPSRWRRCGWVQAVLLTAGAAITALFYSVYRQKARVARGLEGARKVRLDGDLRAVLLEAPGRCVPYAVIEGVVRSVKETLSSQFVENCKGVVQRLTLQEHKMVWNRTTHLWNDYEKVIHQRTNTAPFDLAPAEDSAGVTVRVMKPLEATELSLETVYEKFHPSVQSFTDVIGHYISGERPKGIQETEQMLKVGTALTGVGELVLDNATIKLQPPKQGMPYYLSSLDFESLLQKQESGVRFWKILTVIFGVATCAILFFLLRRQYRQRRERQRLRQMQEEFRQAQERLASAEGGEALKNACVVCLSSTKSCVFLECGHVCSCHECYQALPEPKKCPICRQGITRMVPLYNS from the exons ATGGGGTTTATCCCCCTAAAGCTCCGTGGGGGCCGCAGCCTCTGTGGGGCTGCACTGCGTGTTAGCCCCGCACCCCAACAAGGCTTTGCGGAGTCCCCCCGCCCGGCCTTGGCGGACTCCCCGTCTCGATGGCGGCGCTgcggct gggtacagGCCGTGCTCCTGACCGCCGGCGCCGCCATCACCGCCCTGTTCTACTCCGTCTACCGGCAGAAGGCTCGCGTGGCCCGCGGGCTCGAG GGCGCCAGGAAGGTGCGGCTGGACGGCGACCTGCGGGCCGTGCTGCTGGAGGCGCCCGGGCGCTGCGTGCCCTATGCGGTCATAGAAG GTGTGGTGCGCTCGGTGAAGGAGACCCTGAGCAGTCAGTTTGTGGAGAACTGCAAGGGTGTGGTTCAGAGGCTGACACTGCAGGAGCACAAGATGGTGTGGAACAGAACCACCCACCTCTG GAATGACTACGAAAAGGTCATCCACCAGAGAACCAACACCGCCCCCTTTGACCTGGCCCCTGCTGAGGACAGCGCTGGCGTCACCGTGCGGGTGATGAAGCCTCTGGAAGCcactgagctcagcctggagacgGTGTATGAGAAATTCCACCCCTCTGTCCAGTCCTTCACGGACGTCATCGGCCACTACATCAGCGGGGAGCGTCCCAAGGGAATCCAGGAGACAGAGCAGATGCTGAAGGTGGGCACGGCCCTGACGGGGGTGGGGGAGCTGGTCCTGGACAACGCCACCATCAAGCTGCAGCCCCCGAAGCAGGGCATGCCCTACTACCTGAGCTCCTTGGATTTCGAGTCCTTGCTGCAGAAACAAGAGTCCGGCGTCCGGTTTTGGAAAATCCTGACGGTCATTTTCGGCGTTGCCACCTGCGCCATCCTGTTCTTCCTGCTGCGGAGGCAGTACCGGCAGCGCCGCGAGAGGCAGCGCCTGCGGCAGATGCAGGAGGAGTTCCGGCAGGCCCAGGAGCGCCTGGCCAGCGCCGAGGGCGGCGAGGCTCTCAAAAACGCCTGCGTGGTCTGCTTGAGCAGCACCAAATCCTGCGTGTTCCTGGAGTGTGGCCACGTCTGCTCCTGCCACGAGTGCTACCAGGCTCTTCCCGAGCCCAAAAAGTGCCCCATCTGCAGGCAGGGCATCACCAGGATGGTTCCTTTGTACAATAGTTAA
- the FAM43B gene encoding protein FAM43B gives MLPWRRSKFVLVENERKCKGKSLGPGLSYAALLAGFLRSCPDLLPECPLERLGSVFRGKRQKVELNKEDPTYTVRYLGNAVTLHAKGEGCTEEAVGKIWAKSEAGAGGAKMKLTLGPHGIRMTPCEKGARRPGHAYLLHRITYCAADRRHPKVFAWVYRHQVKNKAVVLRCHAVLVSKADKARAMALLLYQTSASAFNEFKRLKRQSDFRHVQQQLLGDAIVPLVPLRRLLNAKCPYRPPAERARCAPRLSSILEEEEEEAFGGGAPLGDPGRAAVLRLASDMRGCSLRGPRAAVC, from the coding sequence ATGCTGCCCTGGCGCCGGAGCAAGTTCGTGCTGGTGGAAAATGAACGTAAGTGCAAAGGCAAGAGCCTGGGGCCGGGGCTGAGCTACGCGGCGCTGCTGGCCGGCTTCCTCCGCTCCTGCCCGGACCTGCTGCCCGAGTGCCCGCTGGAGCGCCTGGGCAGCGTCTTCCGCGGCAAGCGGCAGAAAGTGGAGCTCAACAAGGAGGACCCGACGTACACGGTGCGGTACCTGGGCAACGCCGTCACCCTGCACGCCAAGGGCGAGGGCTGCACCGAGGAGGCGGTGGGCAAGATCTGGGCCAAGAGCGAGGCGGGCGCCGGCGGGGCCAAGATGAAGCTGACGCTGGGCCCGCACGGCATCCGCATGACGCCCTGCGAGAAGGGGGCCCGCCGGCCGGGCCACGCGTACCTGCTGCACCGCATCACCTACTGCGCCGCCGACCGCCGGCACCCCAAGGTGTTCGCCTGGGTGTACCGGCACCAGGTGAAGAACAAGGCGGTGGTGCTGCGCTGCCACGCCGTGCTGGTGTCCAAGGCCGACAAGGCGCGCGCCATGGCCCTGCTGCTCTACCAGACCTCGGCCTCCGCCTTCAACGAGTTCAAGCGCCTCAAGAGACAGAGCGATTTCCGCCacgtgcagcagcagctgctgggcgATGCCATCGTGCCCTTGGTGCCGCTCCGCAGGCTGCTCAACGCCAAGTGTCCCTACCGCCCGCCGGCCGAGCGCGCCCGCTGCGCCCCTCGCCTCAGCTCCatcctggaggaggaggaggaggaggcctTCGGCGGCGGGGCGCCCTTGGGGGACCCCGGGCGAGCGGCCGTGCTGCGGCTGGCCAGCGACatgaggggctgcagcctgcGCGGGCCCCGGGCGGCCGTGTGCTGA
- the CDA gene encoding cytidine deaminase encodes MEGGGQRPVPAVPPGQPQGDHLQLLLRRSREAKKCAYCPYSQFPVGAALLTTGGQIFSGCNVENACHSLGVCAERTAIQKAISEGHTSFKAMAIASDMGDQFITPCGACRQVMREFGTDWDVYLTKADGTYIVKRLEELLPLSFGPEDLKRV; translated from the exons ATGGAGGGAGGCGGGCAGCGGCcggtccctgctgtccccccgGGCCAGCCGCAGGGTGaccatctccagctcctgctgcgCCGCAGCCGGGAGGCCAAAAAATGCGCTTATTGTCCCTACAGCCAGTTCCCGGTGGGAGCCGCGCTGCTCACCACCGGCGGGCAGATCTTCTCGG GGTGCAACGTGGAGAACGCCTGCCACAGCCTGGGGGTGTGTGCGGAGCGCACCGCCATCCAAAAAGCCATCTCCGAGGGGCACACCAGCTTCAAAGCCATGGCCATCGCCAG TGACATGGGGGACCAATTCATCACGCCCTGTGGTGCCTGCAGACAAGTGATGAGAGAG TTTGGCACAGACTGGGATGTCTACCTGACCAAAGCAGATGGCACCTACATTGTcaagaggctggaggagctgctgccactctCCTTTGGCCCTGAGGACCTGAAGAGGGTCTGA